Proteins from one Microbacterium proteolyticum genomic window:
- a CDS encoding LysR family transcriptional regulator: METRLLEYFVTVAVERNVTAAAARLFAAQSTVSAGLASLERDLGVRLLERSTKSVRLTPAGEALLPLARTLLADVDALRGAASESGTGVRGLVRIGTFAGLRVIDLPEILGRLRRSHPLVDVRVTVSATGSRGLFVDLDRDRLDLALTALPPASGAVSRPLASYPYVAVLPETHPLARGDGPISLAELADDDWIDVLPGFGNRVQLDGELERRGVTRHVVAEVGELAAVPKYVAAGLGVAVIPDVVPKAGCRVRPVADDLPPWTVSLTVGPSAVSRRHVRAVVEAIHASG, translated from the coding sequence ATGGAGACCCGCCTCCTCGAGTACTTCGTGACCGTCGCGGTCGAGCGCAACGTCACGGCCGCCGCCGCCCGCCTGTTCGCGGCGCAGTCCACGGTGTCCGCGGGCCTCGCGAGCCTCGAACGCGACCTGGGCGTCCGCCTGCTCGAGCGCTCCACGAAGTCGGTGCGACTGACGCCGGCGGGTGAGGCGCTCCTCCCCCTCGCGCGCACGCTGCTCGCCGACGTCGACGCGCTGCGCGGGGCGGCATCCGAGTCCGGAACCGGGGTTCGCGGACTCGTGCGCATCGGCACCTTCGCGGGATTGCGGGTCATCGACCTCCCCGAGATCCTCGGGCGCCTCCGCCGTTCGCACCCGCTCGTCGATGTACGCGTGACGGTCTCGGCCACGGGGTCGCGCGGGTTGTTCGTCGACCTCGACCGAGACCGTCTCGACCTCGCGCTGACGGCCCTGCCCCCGGCATCCGGTGCCGTGTCGAGACCGCTCGCCTCCTACCCCTACGTCGCCGTCCTGCCCGAGACGCATCCGCTCGCCCGGGGGGACGGCCCCATCTCGCTGGCCGAGCTCGCGGACGACGACTGGATCGACGTGCTGCCCGGCTTCGGCAATCGCGTGCAACTCGACGGCGAACTCGAGCGCCGCGGGGTGACGCGACACGTGGTGGCCGAGGTCGGCGAGCTCGCCGCCGTCCCCAAGTACGTCGCCGCCGGGCTCGGTGTCGCCGTGATCCCCGACGTCGTCCCGAAGGCGGGATGCCGCGTGCGTCCCGTCGCCGACGACCTCCCCCCGTGGACCGTCTCGCTGACGGTGGGCCCCTCCGCCGTCTCCCGCCGGCACGTGCGGGCGGTGGTGGAGGCGATCCACGCCTCGGGGTGA
- a CDS encoding MFS transporter has translation MTSSIVLPVAARATAARLSHRTGFWVTAATFLALMAFNTVPTPLYALYQARDGLPTFLITVMFAAYSIGVMVSLYLAGHLSDRLGRRPLILAATVLQIAAALVFVLRADAASVIAARLVAGLGIGLLTASATAHLADLRRVSHPASPGFAATVAGVANMGGLALGPLIGGLFAEFTPAPLVLPYVVFLVGFLALGLAYAFVPETVEIDRSFRYRPQRVRIPADGRRAYWAAGTAAFAAFAVTGLFGSVAPTFLAGRLGVTDHLVAGAVSFSVFGAAAVSQVVFAGRSTRTQLRLGLVAMIAGLLSLGAADLLTSGILFVLGGIVAGAGVGLLFRGALATAGSLADPRTRGEITSGVFLLAFAGMTVPPLAVGIALLALPLVPVFLGFVVLVLVLSIWGGLVILRETAATA, from the coding sequence ATGACTTCCTCCATCGTCCTTCCGGTGGCCGCTCGGGCGACCGCCGCGCGTCTCTCGCACCGGACCGGGTTCTGGGTCACGGCCGCCACGTTCCTCGCGCTCATGGCCTTCAACACGGTGCCGACGCCGCTCTACGCGCTGTATCAAGCCCGCGACGGTTTGCCCACGTTCCTCATCACGGTGATGTTCGCCGCGTACTCGATCGGCGTCATGGTGTCGCTGTACCTCGCCGGGCACCTGAGCGACCGGCTCGGTCGCCGCCCGCTCATCCTCGCGGCCACGGTGCTTCAGATCGCCGCGGCCCTGGTGTTCGTGCTGCGCGCCGACGCCGCGAGCGTCATCGCCGCGCGCCTCGTCGCCGGGCTCGGCATCGGCCTGTTGACGGCGTCGGCCACCGCGCACCTCGCCGACCTGCGGCGCGTGTCGCACCCGGCATCCCCGGGATTCGCCGCCACGGTCGCGGGCGTCGCGAACATGGGCGGCTTGGCCCTCGGCCCGCTGATCGGCGGCCTCTTCGCGGAGTTCACCCCCGCGCCGCTCGTGCTGCCGTACGTCGTGTTCCTGGTCGGTTTCCTCGCGCTGGGCCTCGCGTACGCGTTCGTGCCCGAGACCGTCGAGATCGACCGGTCCTTCCGCTACCGTCCGCAGCGGGTCCGCATCCCCGCGGACGGACGCCGCGCCTACTGGGCGGCGGGCACCGCAGCGTTCGCCGCCTTCGCCGTGACGGGTCTCTTCGGTTCGGTCGCCCCGACGTTCCTCGCGGGACGGCTCGGCGTCACGGATCACCTCGTCGCCGGGGCCGTGTCGTTCTCGGTCTTCGGTGCCGCAGCCGTGTCGCAGGTCGTGTTCGCGGGCCGCTCGACCCGCACGCAGCTGCGGCTGGGGCTCGTCGCCATGATCGCGGGGCTGCTGAGCCTCGGCGCCGCCGATCTGCTGACCTCCGGCATCCTGTTCGTGCTCGGCGGCATCGTCGCGGGCGCCGGTGTCGGCCTCCTCTTCCGCGGAGCCCTCGCCACGGCGGGTTCGCTCGCCGACCCGCGCACCCGCGGCGAGATCACCTCGGGTGTCTTCCTCCTTGCCTTCGCCGGGATGACCGTGCCGCCGCTGGCCGTCGGCATCGCGCTCCTCGCCCTCCCGCTGGTGCCGGTGTTCCTCGGCTTCGTCGTGCTGGTGCTGGTCCTGTCGATCTGGGGCGGCCTGGTGATCCTGCGCGAGACCGCGGCGACCGCCTGA
- a CDS encoding DNA-3-methyladenine glycosylase 2 family protein: protein MTSTAADIRGFDERYRVIQSRDRRFDGQFVTAVSSTGIYCRPSCPARTPKEANVTFYATSAAAHEAGYRACKRCLPEAAPGSPAWDVRGDVAARAMRLIADGVVDREGVPGLARRLGYSSRHLGRLLTAELGAGPLALARAQRAHTARALLVGTDLSASDVAFSAGFSSVRQFTETIGEVFGMSPTALRARRSRAAGTVPVGEIDLALPVRGPIDTVGLFGWMRAHAIPGVEIGGDASFARVIRMPGGPAWFEVRRDADSRLRLRARLTALADLGTLIARVRRLFDLDADPLAIDEALARHPELAPAVAAVPGVRVPGAMDAAEMLLRAMIGQQISVASARTMQGRLSAELGERTEIGGAAMTLFPDPAVIAEQGFDVLRGPTARRRAIVEAAVALADGSLTLGPGDDGAEQRARLLSMRGIGPWTADYVRMRVIGDPDVLLPGDVAARAGAAALGLPSDPAGFTRWSERAAPWRSYAMAHYWYAAPVTRAWRTPTPSTESEPAP from the coding sequence ATGACCTCCACCGCCGCCGACATTCGGGGCTTCGACGAGCGCTACCGCGTGATCCAGTCGCGCGACCGGCGCTTCGACGGGCAGTTCGTCACGGCCGTGAGCTCCACCGGCATCTACTGTCGTCCGAGCTGCCCCGCGCGCACGCCGAAGGAGGCGAACGTGACGTTCTACGCCACGTCGGCCGCGGCGCACGAGGCGGGGTACCGCGCGTGCAAGCGCTGCCTGCCCGAGGCCGCACCGGGATCCCCGGCCTGGGACGTCCGGGGCGACGTCGCCGCCCGCGCGATGCGCCTCATCGCCGACGGCGTCGTCGATCGCGAGGGCGTGCCCGGCCTCGCGCGGCGTCTCGGGTACTCCTCCCGCCACCTCGGCCGCCTGCTCACCGCCGAGCTCGGCGCGGGGCCCCTCGCCCTGGCGCGGGCGCAGCGCGCCCACACCGCCCGGGCCCTGCTCGTGGGCACCGACCTGTCGGCATCCGATGTCGCGTTCTCGGCGGGCTTCTCGAGCGTGCGGCAGTTCACCGAGACGATCGGAGAGGTCTTCGGCATGTCGCCGACCGCTCTCCGCGCCCGACGCTCCCGTGCCGCGGGCACCGTCCCGGTCGGTGAGATCGACCTGGCCCTTCCCGTCCGCGGCCCGATCGACACCGTCGGCCTGTTCGGCTGGATGCGGGCGCACGCGATCCCCGGCGTCGAGATCGGCGGCGACGCCTCATTCGCACGCGTGATCCGGATGCCAGGGGGACCGGCGTGGTTCGAGGTGCGACGCGACGCCGACTCCCGCCTGCGCCTGCGCGCGCGGCTGACCGCCCTCGCCGACCTCGGCACCCTGATCGCGCGCGTCCGGCGCCTGTTCGACCTCGACGCCGATCCGCTCGCGATCGACGAGGCGCTCGCCCGGCATCCCGAGCTCGCGCCCGCGGTCGCCGCGGTTCCGGGCGTGCGCGTGCCGGGGGCCATGGATGCCGCCGAGATGCTGCTGCGCGCGATGATCGGCCAGCAGATCAGCGTGGCGTCCGCGCGGACGATGCAGGGGCGCCTGTCGGCCGAGCTCGGCGAGCGGACCGAGATCGGGGGAGCCGCGATGACGCTCTTCCCCGACCCCGCGGTCATCGCCGAGCAGGGTTTCGACGTGCTCCGCGGGCCGACCGCGCGCCGCCGCGCGATCGTCGAGGCCGCCGTGGCGCTCGCCGACGGCTCGCTGACGCTCGGGCCGGGTGACGACGGCGCCGAGCAGCGCGCGCGGCTCCTCTCGATGCGGGGGATCGGGCCCTGGACCGCCGACTACGTCCGCATGCGGGTGATCGGCGACCCCGACGTCCTGCTTCCCGGTGACGTCGCCGCGCGCGCCGGTGCGGCGGCGCTGGGGCTGCCCTCCGACCCCGCGGGATTCACGCGATGGTCGGAGCGCGCGGCGCCGTGGCGCAGCTACGCAATGGCCCATTACTGGTACGCCGCCCCCGTGACCCGGGCGTGGCGCACGCCGACCCCTTCGACCGAAAGCGAGCCCGCCCCGTGA
- a CDS encoding methylated-DNA--[protein]-cysteine S-methyltransferase, whose translation MTTATLQFVDTPDGPFAILADAADRVLVSGWTDEVDAVLDRLRPTHRPAEVVPGETRAAAAVAAYYDGDLAAIDGVEVVQFGTPLQQRGWSALRAIRPGAPLTYTGFATALGSPTAVRAAASICARNAPALFVPCHRVLRGDGTMGGFAWGVDVKRRLLEREAAG comes from the coding sequence GTGACCACCGCGACCCTCCAGTTCGTCGACACCCCCGACGGTCCCTTCGCGATCCTCGCCGACGCCGCCGACCGCGTGCTCGTCTCCGGCTGGACCGACGAGGTGGATGCCGTGCTCGACCGGCTCCGCCCGACCCACCGCCCCGCCGAGGTCGTGCCGGGCGAGACGCGCGCCGCCGCGGCCGTCGCGGCCTACTACGACGGCGATCTTGCGGCGATCGACGGCGTCGAGGTCGTGCAGTTCGGAACGCCGCTGCAGCAGCGAGGGTGGTCCGCCCTCCGGGCCATCCGGCCGGGAGCGCCGCTCACGTACACGGGGTTCGCCACCGCCCTGGGCTCGCCCACGGCCGTCCGGGCGGCGGCATCCATCTGCGCCCGGAACGCGCCCGCGCTTTTCGTGCCCTGCCATCGCGTGCTGCGCGGCGACGGCACGATGGGCGGTTTCGCGTGGGGCGTGGACGTCAAGCGACGCCTGCTCGAGCGCGAAGCCGCGGGCTGA
- a CDS encoding ABC transporter ATP-binding protein gives MTTAENRPHLSTLRSLARVLPIARPVLPRLALGAVSALGASVLALAIPLVLEQLVAGPISSGDPGQLAWGAVLILGLGLAEAGMVWLRRWFVLAPATKVEYDLRQSFYSRLQRLPVAFHDRWQSGQLLSRMMQDISMLRRWLAFGLILLIVNVLTILIGAVLLFRWHWLLGTLFLVASAPLWYAGYRFEKRYGALARQSQDQAGDLATSVEESVHGIRVLKAFGRGKHALQKFTRQAESLRETELGKARAIGWIWFWLVLLPDIAFAVCLGAGIVLTQLGQLQVAELVAFFAMATVLRWPMESIGFLFSFLLDARTATDRIFEVFDEQNTIVDPEEPRTIAEPRGELVLEGVHFRYQDAADTEPDLLDGVDLSLRPGETMALVGLTGSGKTTLTTLPGRLYDVTGGRVLLDGIDVRELRLSELRRHVGMAFEDATLFSQTVRANVLLGREDLEPGSPEAEAVLTEALEVAQAHFVHDLPDGLDTVIGEEGLSLSGGQRQRLALARAVAARPAVLVLDDPLSALDVDTEALVEDALREVLSETTALVVAHRPSTVTLADRVALLQDGRITAVGTHSDLLRRSDAYRHVISSLEEAEAEREAQTGAIPVIRTGPDTAASADEPLPAKEATR, from the coding sequence ATGACCACCGCAGAAAACCGCCCTCACCTGTCGACGCTCCGTTCCCTCGCGCGGGTCCTGCCCATCGCGCGCCCCGTCCTCCCGCGCCTCGCCCTCGGCGCCGTCAGCGCGCTCGGTGCGAGCGTGCTCGCCCTGGCGATCCCGCTCGTCCTCGAGCAGCTGGTCGCCGGCCCCATCAGCTCGGGCGACCCCGGGCAGCTGGCGTGGGGTGCCGTGCTCATCCTCGGGCTGGGTCTGGCCGAAGCCGGCATGGTGTGGCTGCGCCGGTGGTTCGTGCTCGCCCCCGCGACGAAGGTCGAGTACGACCTGAGGCAGTCGTTCTACTCGCGCCTGCAGCGTCTGCCGGTGGCGTTCCACGACCGCTGGCAGTCGGGGCAGCTGCTCTCGCGCATGATGCAGGACATCAGCATGCTGCGCCGCTGGCTCGCGTTCGGCCTCATCCTGCTGATCGTCAACGTGCTGACGATCCTCATCGGCGCGGTGCTGCTGTTCCGGTGGCACTGGCTGCTGGGGACGCTCTTCCTCGTCGCCTCCGCGCCGCTGTGGTACGCCGGCTACCGCTTCGAGAAGCGCTACGGCGCCCTCGCGCGACAGAGTCAGGACCAGGCGGGCGACCTCGCCACCTCGGTGGAGGAGAGCGTTCACGGCATCCGTGTGCTGAAGGCCTTCGGCCGCGGGAAGCACGCTCTGCAGAAGTTCACGCGTCAGGCCGAGTCGCTGCGCGAGACCGAGCTCGGCAAGGCCCGGGCGATCGGCTGGATCTGGTTCTGGCTGGTGCTGCTGCCCGACATCGCTTTCGCGGTGTGCCTGGGCGCGGGCATCGTCCTCACGCAGCTGGGGCAGTTGCAGGTGGCGGAGCTCGTGGCGTTCTTCGCGATGGCTACCGTGCTGCGCTGGCCGATGGAGTCGATCGGCTTCCTGTTCTCGTTCCTGCTCGACGCGCGCACCGCGACCGATCGCATCTTCGAGGTGTTCGACGAGCAGAACACGATCGTCGATCCCGAAGAACCGCGTACGATCGCCGAGCCGCGCGGCGAGCTCGTCCTCGAGGGCGTGCATTTCCGGTATCAGGATGCCGCCGACACCGAGCCGGACCTCCTCGACGGCGTCGACCTGAGCCTGCGGCCCGGTGAGACGATGGCGCTGGTCGGTCTGACCGGTTCCGGGAAGACGACGCTCACCACGCTCCCGGGCCGTCTGTACGACGTCACCGGTGGCCGGGTGCTGCTCGACGGGATCGATGTGCGGGAGCTGCGGCTGTCGGAGCTGCGACGGCACGTGGGCATGGCGTTCGAGGACGCCACGCTCTTCTCGCAGACCGTGCGCGCGAACGTGCTGCTCGGCCGGGAAGACCTCGAGCCGGGCTCGCCCGAGGCCGAGGCCGTGCTCACCGAAGCGCTCGAGGTCGCGCAGGCGCACTTCGTCCACGACCTGCCCGACGGGCTCGACACCGTCATCGGCGAGGAGGGGTTGAGCCTGTCCGGCGGCCAGCGTCAGCGTCTCGCGCTCGCCCGCGCGGTCGCCGCGCGGCCCGCCGTGCTCGTGCTCGACGACCCGCTGTCGGCGCTCGACGTCGACACCGAAGCTCTCGTGGAGGATGCGCTCCGCGAGGTGCTGAGCGAGACCACCGCCCTCGTCGTCGCGCACCGTCCCTCGACCGTGACGCTCGCCGACCGGGTGGCCCTGCTGCAGGACGGCCGTATCACCGCGGTCGGCACGCACTCCGACCTGCTCCGCCGGAGCGACGCCTACCGGCACGTGATCTCCAGCCTCGAAGAGGCCGAGGCCGAACGCGAGGCGCAGACCGGCGCGATCCCCGTGATCCGAACCGGCCCCGACACCGCGGCATCCGCCGACGAACCCCTGCCCGCGAAGGAGGCGACCCGATGA
- a CDS encoding ABC transporter ATP-binding protein — MSTTTVTGTSGEDRSDYTRDESRAIRQRSLRLLGSLVSPLRGQLVLAAAVLVISTALRVAGPALIAYGIDNALPAVIQNNDWMPTIMVVAIYLTAGIGGAVLIGWYVVVAARLTQAVMLDLRKRIFLHTQRLSLEFHESYTSGRIISRQTSDLDTIRELLDGGLNELVSGVLYGLFTLVALFLIDWQSGLVLAVMGLPLYLLMRWFYGRSQVIYRESRVISAQVIVKFVESMTGIRAVKAFRKEPRNDEEFGDLAGQYRDVNMRSIRLFGTFEPGLMAVASVSVALVLLWGGGRVIGGALEIGVLAAAVLYVRNFFAPLQEVAFFLNSYQSATAALEKVSGVLEEQPTVPDPVDPVDLWSARGHVRFDDVTFGYSEGRVILPHFSLDIPAGQTIALVGTTGAGKTTLAKLISRFYDPTKGAVTLDDVDLRRLHPKDLRRAIVMVTQEAYLFSGTVADNIALGKPDATMEEIRAAARAVGADGFIEKLPDGYDTDVNKRGGRVSAGQRQLISFARAFLADPAVLILDEATASLDIPSERLIQDALQTLLADRTAIIIAHRLSTVAIADRVLVMEHGRIIEDDSPEALIAGTGKFAQLHASWRESLV, encoded by the coding sequence ATGAGCACGACCACCGTCACCGGGACCAGCGGCGAAGATCGCTCGGACTACACCCGCGACGAGAGCCGGGCGATCCGCCAGCGCTCGCTGCGCCTGCTCGGCTCGCTCGTCTCGCCGCTGCGCGGTCAGCTGGTGCTCGCCGCCGCCGTGCTCGTGATCTCGACGGCCCTGCGCGTCGCGGGCCCCGCGCTGATCGCCTACGGCATCGACAACGCCCTGCCCGCGGTGATCCAGAACAACGACTGGATGCCGACGATCATGGTCGTCGCGATCTACCTCACGGCCGGCATCGGCGGTGCGGTGCTGATCGGGTGGTACGTCGTGGTGGCGGCCCGCCTCACCCAGGCGGTCATGCTCGACCTGCGCAAGCGCATCTTCCTGCACACCCAGCGCTTGAGTCTGGAGTTCCACGAGTCGTACACGTCCGGCCGCATCATCTCGCGGCAGACGAGCGACCTCGACACCATCCGCGAACTGCTCGACGGCGGCCTGAACGAGCTGGTCTCCGGCGTGCTGTATGGGTTGTTCACCCTCGTGGCGCTGTTCCTGATCGACTGGCAGTCCGGGCTGGTGCTCGCGGTCATGGGATTGCCGCTGTACCTGCTCATGCGGTGGTTCTACGGCCGGTCGCAGGTGATCTACCGCGAGTCGCGGGTGATCAGCGCCCAGGTGATCGTGAAGTTCGTCGAGAGCATGACCGGCATCCGGGCCGTGAAGGCCTTCCGCAAAGAGCCGCGGAACGACGAGGAGTTCGGCGATCTCGCGGGCCAGTACCGCGACGTGAACATGCGCTCGATCCGGCTGTTCGGCACCTTCGAGCCGGGCCTCATGGCCGTGGCATCCGTGTCGGTCGCGCTCGTGCTGCTGTGGGGCGGTGGTCGTGTCATCGGCGGCGCGCTCGAGATCGGTGTGCTCGCGGCGGCGGTGCTGTACGTGCGCAACTTCTTCGCCCCGCTGCAGGAGGTGGCGTTCTTCCTCAACTCGTACCAGTCCGCCACCGCGGCGCTCGAGAAGGTGTCCGGCGTGCTGGAGGAGCAGCCGACGGTGCCCGATCCGGTCGACCCGGTCGACCTGTGGAGCGCCCGCGGCCACGTGCGCTTCGACGATGTCACCTTCGGGTACTCGGAGGGGCGTGTCATCCTGCCGCACTTCTCGCTCGACATCCCCGCGGGGCAGACGATCGCCCTCGTCGGCACCACCGGCGCCGGCAAGACGACGCTCGCCAAGCTCATCTCCCGCTTCTACGACCCCACGAAGGGGGCGGTGACGCTCGATGACGTGGACCTCCGTCGCCTGCACCCCAAGGACCTGCGTCGGGCGATCGTCATGGTGACGCAGGAGGCGTACCTGTTCAGCGGAACGGTGGCCGACAACATCGCCCTCGGGAAGCCCGACGCGACGATGGAGGAGATCCGCGCGGCCGCCCGGGCCGTGGGCGCCGACGGCTTCATCGAGAAGCTGCCCGACGGCTACGACACCGACGTGAACAAGCGCGGCGGGCGCGTGTCGGCCGGACAACGGCAGCTGATCTCGTTCGCGCGGGCGTTCCTCGCCGATCCTGCGGTCCTGATCCTCGACGAGGCGACCGCGTCGCTCGACATCCCCAGCGAGCGGCTCATCCAGGACGCCCTGCAGACGCTGCTGGCCGACCGCACGGCGATCATCATCGCGCACCGCCTGTCGACGGTCGCGATCGCCGACCGCGTGCTCGTCATGGAGCACGGTCGCATCATCGAGGACGACAGCCCCGAGGCGCTCATCGCCGGAACGGGCAAGTTCGCGCAGCTGCACGCGTCGTGGCGGGAGTCGCTCGTCTGA
- a CDS encoding GNAT family N-acetyltransferase: MADLRLVELSAATIVAVNNLSLKPGQEQFLAPVSYGIAATVMDPQTSWQRVVLDGDEVVGFVSANFDPEAHEEHFRSVLWRINVDADDQGRGVGRFALGQLLEEARRRGMDHVDVIYEPGVGGPESFFLRAGFEPVGETEYGETVARVHI, from the coding sequence ATGGCCGACCTTCGTCTCGTCGAACTCTCCGCCGCCACGATCGTGGCCGTGAACAACCTGTCGCTCAAGCCCGGGCAGGAGCAGTTCCTCGCGCCGGTCAGCTACGGCATCGCCGCCACGGTGATGGATCCGCAGACCTCCTGGCAGCGCGTCGTGCTCGACGGCGACGAGGTCGTCGGGTTCGTGAGCGCGAACTTCGACCCCGAGGCGCACGAGGAGCACTTCCGGTCGGTGCTGTGGCGCATCAACGTCGACGCCGACGACCAGGGGCGCGGTGTCGGTCGTTTCGCGCTGGGGCAGCTCCTCGAGGAGGCGCGCCGTCGCGGCATGGACCACGTCGACGTCATCTACGAACCCGGCGTCGGCGGCCCCGAGAGCTTCTTCCTGCGCGCGGGCTTCGAACCCGTCGGAGAGACGGAGTACGGCGAGACCGTCGCCCGCGTCCACATCTAG
- a CDS encoding NADP-dependent isocitrate dehydrogenase gives MPDSTIIYTYTDEAPALATASFLPIVQAVTTQAGIDVETRDISLAGRILAAFPQRLTPEQHVGDALAELGGLATLPEANIIKLPNISASIPQLKAAIAELQSQGYDIPDYPDDATSVEDKDVRARYDRIKGSAVNPVLREGNSDRRAPLAVKNYAKKHPHRNKPFVEGSKTRVATMGHDDFKSNEKSWVAAHDDVLTIRHTAEDGTVTVLKESLKVLPREIIDATFLSAAALDAFLAETVAQAKADDVLFSVHLKATMMKVSDPIIFGHVVKAYFADVFAQYGEKIAAAGLNPNNGLGGILSGLGSVEGGDEIAAAFEKAVDTAARVSYVNSDKGITNLHVPSDVIVDASMPALIRNGGKLWGADGGEDDTLAVIPDSSYAGVYQAVIDDVIANGPLNPATIGTVPNVGLMAQAAEEYGSHDKTFEIAAAGRVEVVDGDGNVVIEHDVQPGDIWRATQTKYVAIVDWVNLAVRRARATGVPAVFWLDVNRAHDAQIIAKVYQALATIDTHGLELLILPPAEATRYTLARLRHGLDTISVTGNVLRDYLTDLFPILEVGTSAKMLSIVPLLAGGGLFETGAGGSAPKHVQQLLEEDYLRWDSLGEFFALAASLEHYAGFTGNARAQVLADTLDAATGTFLENDKSPGRALGTIDNRGSHFYLALYWAQELAKQTTDADLATVFAPVAEALAANESTIVEELLAVQGHPAEIGGYYRPDTALVEKVMRPSATLNGIVDALR, from the coding sequence GTGCCCGATTCCACCATCATCTACACGTACACCGACGAGGCGCCGGCGCTTGCTACGGCGTCGTTCCTGCCCATCGTGCAGGCCGTCACCACCCAGGCGGGCATCGATGTCGAGACCCGCGACATCTCGCTCGCCGGCCGCATCCTCGCCGCCTTCCCGCAGCGCCTCACGCCCGAGCAGCACGTGGGCGACGCCCTCGCCGAGCTCGGCGGTCTCGCCACGCTCCCCGAGGCGAACATCATCAAGCTGCCCAACATCTCGGCATCCATCCCGCAGCTCAAGGCCGCGATCGCCGAGCTGCAGTCGCAGGGTTACGACATCCCCGACTACCCCGACGACGCGACGAGCGTCGAAGACAAGGACGTGCGGGCGCGGTACGACCGCATCAAGGGCTCGGCCGTGAACCCGGTGCTCCGCGAGGGCAACAGCGACCGCCGTGCGCCGCTCGCGGTGAAGAACTACGCGAAGAAGCACCCGCACCGCAACAAGCCGTTCGTCGAGGGCTCGAAGACCCGCGTCGCGACCATGGGCCACGACGACTTCAAGAGCAACGAGAAGTCGTGGGTCGCCGCCCACGACGACGTGCTCACCATCCGTCACACCGCCGAAGACGGCACGGTCACGGTGCTGAAGGAGAGCCTGAAGGTTCTGCCGCGCGAGATCATCGACGCCACGTTCCTCTCGGCCGCGGCCCTCGACGCGTTCCTCGCCGAGACGGTCGCCCAGGCCAAGGCCGACGACGTGCTCTTCTCGGTGCACCTCAAGGCCACCATGATGAAGGTCAGCGACCCCATCATCTTCGGTCACGTCGTGAAGGCGTACTTCGCCGACGTGTTCGCCCAGTACGGCGAGAAGATCGCCGCGGCGGGTCTGAACCCGAACAACGGCCTCGGCGGCATCCTGTCGGGTCTCGGCTCGGTCGAGGGCGGCGACGAGATCGCCGCGGCGTTCGAGAAGGCCGTCGACACCGCCGCGCGTGTGTCGTACGTCAACTCCGACAAGGGCATCACGAACCTGCACGTCCCCTCCGACGTGATCGTGGATGCCTCGATGCCCGCGCTCATCCGCAACGGCGGCAAGCTGTGGGGCGCCGACGGGGGAGAGGACGACACGCTCGCCGTGATCCCCGACTCCTCGTACGCCGGTGTGTACCAGGCCGTGATCGACGACGTCATCGCCAACGGTCCGCTCAACCCGGCCACCATCGGCACCGTCCCGAACGTCGGCCTCATGGCGCAGGCCGCCGAGGAGTACGGCTCGCACGACAAGACCTTCGAGATCGCCGCCGCCGGCCGCGTCGAGGTCGTCGACGGCGACGGCAACGTCGTCATCGAGCACGACGTGCAGCCCGGCGACATCTGGCGTGCCACGCAGACCAAGTACGTCGCGATCGTCGACTGGGTGAACCTCGCCGTGCGCCGCGCCCGCGCCACGGGCGTCCCGGCCGTGTTCTGGCTCGACGTCAACCGCGCGCACGACGCGCAGATCATCGCGAAGGTCTACCAGGCGCTCGCCACGATCGACACGCACGGCCTCGAGCTGCTGATCCTGCCGCCGGCCGAGGCCACGCGCTACACGCTCGCGCGTCTGCGTCACGGTCTCGACACCATCTCGGTGACCGGCAACGTGCTGCGCGACTACCTCACCGACCTGTTCCCGATCCTCGAGGTCGGCACGAGCGCCAAGATGCTCTCGATCGTGCCGCTGCTCGCCGGCGGCGGACTGTTCGAGACCGGTGCGGGCGGCTCCGCGCCGAAGCACGTGCAGCAGCTCCTCGAAGAGGACTACCTGCGCTGGGACTCGCTGGGCGAGTTCTTCGCCCTCGCCGCCTCGCTCGAGCACTACGCCGGCTTCACCGGCAACGCGCGCGCGCAGGTCCTGGCGGACACCCTGGATGCCGCGACGGGCACGTTCCTCGAGAACGACAAGTCGCCCGGCCGCGCCCTCGGCACGATCGACAACCGCGGCAGCCACTTCTACCTCGCCCTGTACTGGGCGCAGGAGCTGGCGAAGCAGACGACGGATGCCGACCTCGCCACGGTCTTCGCGCCGGTGGCCGAGGCCCTCGCGGCGAACGAGTCCACCATCGTCGAGGAACTCCTCGCCGTGCAGGGCCACCCGGCCGAGATCGGCGGCTACTACCGCCCCGACACCGCGCTGGTCGAGAAGGTCATGCGTCCCTCCGCGACGCTGAACGGGATCGTCGACGCCCTGCGGTGA